One genomic segment of Candidatus Glassbacteria bacterium includes these proteins:
- a CDS encoding HNH endonuclease, translating into MLNTNVLVLNSSFQPLHVCHARRALVLVMGGKAEVVEYYEKLFVRSVTRCFQLPSVVRLRIYIRPDRRSVVLNRRNIMRRDRYRCQYCGRSSDELTTDHVIPRSKGGEDTWENLITACTGCNNRKGNRTPETVGMKLLSTPKRPAFYSFIRFYHPRSHDKWKPYLFLS; encoded by the coding sequence ATGCTCAACACCAACGTCCTTGTACTGAACAGTAGTTTTCAGCCACTGCATGTCTGCCACGCCAGGCGCGCCCTTGTGCTGGTTATGGGGGGTAAGGCGGAAGTTGTGGAATATTACGAAAAATTGTTCGTCCGCAGTGTCACCCGCTGTTTCCAGCTGCCCAGCGTGGTGCGCCTGCGAATCTATATCCGCCCGGACCGTCGCTCGGTGGTGCTCAACCGCCGGAATATCATGCGGCGCGACCGCTACCGCTGCCAGTATTGCGGCCGCAGCTCGGATGAACTGACCACCGATCACGTCATACCCCGTTCCAAGGGCGGCGAGGATACGTGGGAGAACCTGATCACCGCCTGCACGGGATGCAACAACCGCAAGGGAAACCGCACCCCGGAAACCGTCGGGATGAAACTCCTTTCCACTCCAAAGAGACCGGCGTTCTATTCATTTATCAGGTTCTATCACCCGCGCTCCCATGATAAATGGAAACCGTACCTGTTCCTGTCATGA
- a CDS encoding polyphenol oxidase family protein codes for METVPVPVMNSEFPTRPVWPGLFLQAQEGPGIERIDRQSAPALLKFTPWESIPGLVQGVTVKDGDGVGTDYDTLASAAGNLGFGRLLRLRQVHGARVLETGDECFGQEDKDSRPEGDGIIGGGAGVLGVVSVADCVPAFLLERGTSAWAVVHTGWRGVAAGVLAEAVAGLAGCRGVHPGRLELYLGPSICGRCYEVGGDVAGVLAEAGAGTGINSEHGKILADLRAILAVQAGRAGLESAKIFTSAYCTSCRNDLFCSFRAEGERGLRRMWGIIGFSSTG; via the coding sequence ATGGAAACCGTACCTGTTCCTGTCATGAATTCGGAGTTCCCAACCCGGCCGGTCTGGCCGGGTTTATTTTTGCAAGCGCAGGAGGGTCCTGGTATCGAAAGGATAGACAGACAAAGTGCGCCGGCCCTGCTGAAATTTACCCCATGGGAAAGTATCCCCGGGCTGGTGCAGGGCGTGACTGTCAAGGACGGCGATGGCGTGGGGACGGATTATGATACTCTTGCCTCCGCGGCCGGTAACCTGGGGTTCGGCAGGTTGCTGCGCCTGCGTCAGGTGCACGGCGCACGGGTCCTGGAGACCGGTGATGAGTGTTTCGGGCAGGAGGACAAGGATTCGCGTCCCGAGGGTGACGGGATTATCGGCGGTGGCGCGGGAGTGCTGGGGGTTGTCTCGGTCGCTGACTGCGTGCCCGCGTTCCTGCTGGAGCGCGGAACCAGTGCCTGGGCGGTTGTGCATACGGGCTGGCGCGGAGTAGCGGCCGGTGTGCTGGCCGAGGCCGTGGCCGGGCTTGCCGGGTGCCGCGGAGTGCATCCGGGCAGACTGGAACTCTACCTGGGACCATCGATCTGCGGCCGCTGCTACGAGGTCGGCGGGGACGTGGCCGGTGTGCTGGCCGAGGCAGGGGCTGGAACCGGAATCAACAGCGAACACGGCAAAATATTAGCCGACCTTCGCGCGATCCTGGCTGTCCAGGCCGGTCGGGCCGGACTCGAATCCGCAAAAATCTTCACCAGCGCATACTGCACAAGCTGTCGCAACGACCTGTTCTGCTCGTTCAGGGCCGAGGGGGAGCGCGGCCTGCGCCGGATGTGGGGCATAATCGGCTTCAGTTCAACAGGTTGA